The genome window GGAAATCTGCAGTCTCTTCCAAGACATGGCTGGATGTTTGGCCGGTGGGATTAGAAGAATTATCATttttcaaagagaaaaatgAGTCGAGGAGTGACATCAAATATCTAAAGCTTCAGAAAGTCGTAAACCTTTGCAGCAAATATGGGGTACGTATAACAATCAAGCCTATACGAACATACGGTGCTATCATGTTGTATCATACTGAGTCTCCGTATACATATAATTGCTTGTGTATCGCATGTTCATGCAGGTTTTTCCACAGAAGAAAGTTATAATGGGTTATCCCTCACGCTCTCTGGTTGTTGAGCAAATTGCAACCCTTCATGCGACATGGGTGGTTTTCGACAGGTATATAAGCAAGCATTAAAATCAAAGATCTCGGattttgtttatatttctttAGCAAGTTATTCCGCAAATACTTATTATTAGCATTTCAAAATAATCAGCCTTTAAGTCTAGATATACTGGCATACTAAACAATTGATGCATAGTTGTATACCCTCACAAAATTATGCTGGTCCGTGTGACATTTTAATAGGATGTCTACAAATGCAGGCACCAGAAAAATGACAGAAAATTTTACGCTGGAAAACTTCCATGTAATATGGTAATGATGAATGAAGATGGGGAGGTTGACATGATTAGAGGCCGGTCGATGATAGAAACTATGGACAGTGCTCCTACTCTGCACATCCCGATATCCGACCACTTAAAGGGAATTCTTAAGAAACAAGCACAAGATCAAGACCCTGAGGAAATGGATCAAGATGGGAAGGACCTGAAATGATCACCTAGGCAGGCAGAAACTAATAGAGGATAGAGATGCAATAACTAATAACTTGgccatggttttttttttatttactttgtatCCACTTGAGAGTCAAGCCATCAAATTAATCACCTTTTGTTTGGAAAATGTACTTTGCCAATATATTTTTCTGGTGGAATAAGAAtttgctatatatatatgcttcttGTTGGATATCATGTATACATGCTAATCTTCTAGGTTTGGGATAAGTTTCTAttgaaacaaaaagaagaaaacaaaatcgAATTTTTACGCAAAGCAAACTCATTGACAAAACGGGGATGAAGAAAAGGTCAACAGAAAAACAAAGTGTTATCTCTATTATCATGTATCTGTGAAAGCTTTTAAGTATCATGGTCGTAATCTAGAATTCGCAtgaaaatgaat of Malus sylvestris chromosome 6, drMalSylv7.2, whole genome shotgun sequence contains these proteins:
- the LOC126627180 gene encoding uncharacterized protein LOC126627180 isoform X2, with amino-acid sequence MEKDIMKESSESMNTPKHVLIVMDGMKEFTTEPLEWVLENIVINAGSTVTLLGVMPWLNIPLSSKTWLDVWPVGLEELSFFKEKNESRSDIKYLKLQKVVNLCSKYGVFPQKKVIMGYPSRSLVVEQIATLHATWVVFDRHQKNDRKFYAGKLPCNMVMMNEDGEVDMIRGRSMIETMDSAPTLHIPISDHLKGILKKQAQDQDPEEMDQDGKDLK
- the LOC126627180 gene encoding uncharacterized protein LOC126627180 isoform X1 — protein: MGKSILSRNRKAMEKDIMKESSESMNTPKHVLIVMDGMKEFTTEPLEWVLENIVINAGSTVTLLGVMPWLNIPLSSKTWLDVWPVGLEELSFFKEKNESRSDIKYLKLQKVVNLCSKYGVFPQKKVIMGYPSRSLVVEQIATLHATWVVFDRHQKNDRKFYAGKLPCNMVMMNEDGEVDMIRGRSMIETMDSAPTLHIPISDHLKGILKKQAQDQDPEEMDQDGKDLK